The Streptomyces sp. NBC_01353 genome contains a region encoding:
- a CDS encoding DUF448 domain-containing protein has protein sequence MSGRTQDRACPERTCVGCRERAAKSDLLRIVEVEGACVPDRRGTLPGRGAYLHPASVCLDLAVRRRAFPRAFRVQGPLETADIRYHVERQTL, from the coding sequence GTGTCTGGCCGGACGCAAGACCGAGCGTGCCCTGAGCGAACCTGTGTGGGATGCCGGGAGCGAGCGGCCAAGAGCGATCTGCTGCGCATCGTGGAGGTCGAGGGCGCATGTGTCCCCGATCGTCGCGGTACGCTGCCCGGCCGGGGTGCGTATCTGCACCCCGCCTCGGTCTGTCTCGACCTGGCGGTCCGCCGCCGAGCGTTCCCGAGGGCCTTCAGGGTCCAGGGTCCGCTCGAAACGGCGGATATTCGCTATCACGTAGAGCGGCAGACTTTGTAA